In Lemur catta isolate mLemCat1 chromosome 1, mLemCat1.pri, whole genome shotgun sequence, one DNA window encodes the following:
- the MBD3L1 gene encoding methyl-CpG-binding domain protein 3-like 1: protein MAKSLQRKQRDCVNQSKSKPGLSISNPLRMSSYIFKRPVTKITSHPGNEVRYHQWEESLEKPQQVCWQKRLQGLQAYSSSGELLSTLDLAKSLQKLTPGCTGASLPGALAGGLCPSPTPTFAQSSDLAEVVPGAGLGSSQILCKQFLVTEEDIRKQERKVKLVRERLAIALIADGLANEAEKMQDQEGGPEKHCDKKRR, encoded by the coding sequence ATGGCTAAGAGTTTGCAGAGAAAGCAACGTGACTGTGTGAACCAATCCAAATCAAAGCCTGGCTTAAGCATCTCCAACCCTTTGAGGATGTCCAGCTACATATTCAAAAGGCCAGTTACTAAAATCACATCCCATCCTGGCAATGAGGTTAGATACCACCAATGGGAAGAGAGCCTGGAAAAGCCGCAACAGGTCTGCTGGCAGAAGAGACTTCAAGGACTCCAGGCCTACAGCAGTTCAGGAGAACTTTTAAGTACTTTGGATCTTGCCAAATCCTTGCAAAAGCTCACACCTGGTTGTACAGGTGCATCCCTGCCAGGGGCTCTTGCTGGCGGTCTGTGTCCCAGTCCCACACCGACCTTTGCCCAGTCTTCAGATTTGGCGGAGGTTGTTCCTGGAGCGGGTCTGGGTAGCTCACAGATCCTCTGCAAACAATTTCTGGTCACGGAGGAAGATATtaggaaacaggaaaggaaagTGAAGTTGGTAAGAGAGAGACTGGCCATAGCATTGATTGCAGACGGACTTGCTAATGAGGCAGAGAAAATGCAAGACCAAGAAGGGGGTCCTGAAAAACACTGTGATAAAAAGAGAAGAtag
- the LOC123637231 gene encoding uncharacterized protein LOC123637231: protein MPTADKRIVEMCLIEKPPAPEPSTAHNPAPGASLCPSAPPSRPGPTLFLLRKLDYLGRPAPRSSAASVPNPPHPRLCRRQPETGSGRAGRPARDRKRKRGAVSWEEPRVARREASLFFTASRRIWPGGRGRARQEEHLSSSDVCSNQPQSPSVLTDPWVSVGLGTLEWPGQKVLAWNFLEAAGSCQLGYVIGRLDWCPRFAPMAGRSDLAVGRKLHLLST from the exons ATGCCCACTGCTGACAAGCGCATTGTTGAAATGTGCCTCATAGAGAAGCC CCCCGCCCCTGAGCCTAGTACCGCCCACAACCCCGCCCCCGGTGCTAGTCTCTGTCCATCGGCCCCGCCCTCCAGGCCTG GCCCAACCTTGTTCTTACTAAGAAAACTAGACTACCTCGGCCGCCCCGCTCCCCGCTCGTCCGCTGCTTCAGTCCCAAATCCCCCACATCCTCGTCTCTGCCGCCGCCAGCCCGAGACCGGAAGCGGACGTGCGGGACGGCCCGCCCGAGACCGGAAGCGGAAGCGCGGGGCGGTGTCGTGGGAGGAGCCGCGCGTAGCGCGCCGGGAAGCGAGTCTGTTCTTTACCGCGAGTCGGCGCATTTGGCCCGGCGGGAGGGGTCGGGCTCG acaagaaGAGCATCTCTCAAGCTCAGATGTGTGTTCAAACCAGCCTCAGAGTCCATCTGTCCTCACTGATCCGTGGGTTTCTGTGGGACTAG GAACTCTGGAGTGGCCTGGCCAGAAGGTTCTGGCTTGGAATtttctggaggctgcaggaagcTGTCAACTGGGCTACGTCATCGGAAGGCTGGACTGGTGCCCCAGATTCGCGCCCATGGCTGGAAGGTCGGATCTAGCTGTGGGCAGGAAGCTGCACCTCCTCAGCACCTAG